A single Calidifontibacter indicus DNA region contains:
- the argC gene encoding N-acetyl-gamma-glutamyl-phosphate reductase codes for MIRAAVAGASGYAGGEIVRLLTNHPQVEIGTLAAGSQAGKPVTSVHPNLTPLADRQFTETTPETLDGHHVVFLALPHGQSAALARQLPDDVVLIDCGADFRLGDEAAWTTFYDTEFAGTWPYGMPELATADGPQRHQLEGARRIAVPGCYPTSASLALAPAFAAGLVDADDVVIVAASGTSGAGKSLKPHLLGAEVMGSMSPYGVGGVHRHTPEIEQNLSGAAGEPVTVSFTPTLAPMPRGILATCTARIKPGVDLAAVRRAYDAAYAEEKFVHLLPEGMWPSTGAVLGSNNVQIQVAVDAHVGRLVVASAVDNLTKGTAGAAVQCMNLALGLPESTGLPSVGVAP; via the coding sequence ATGATCAGGGCTGCTGTCGCGGGAGCGAGCGGATATGCCGGAGGCGAGATCGTCCGGCTGTTGACCAACCACCCACAGGTCGAGATCGGCACGCTCGCGGCCGGTAGTCAGGCCGGCAAGCCGGTCACCTCGGTGCACCCGAACCTCACGCCGCTGGCCGACCGGCAGTTCACCGAGACCACGCCCGAGACCCTCGATGGCCACCACGTGGTGTTCCTCGCGCTGCCGCACGGCCAGAGCGCCGCGCTGGCTCGACAGTTGCCCGACGACGTCGTGCTCATCGACTGCGGCGCCGACTTCCGGCTGGGTGACGAAGCTGCGTGGACCACCTTCTACGACACCGAGTTCGCCGGCACCTGGCCCTACGGCATGCCCGAACTCGCCACCGCCGACGGACCGCAGCGACACCAGCTGGAGGGTGCCCGCCGCATCGCGGTGCCCGGTTGCTACCCGACCTCGGCCAGCCTCGCGCTCGCGCCGGCTTTCGCGGCCGGGCTCGTCGATGCCGACGACGTCGTCATCGTCGCTGCGTCGGGTACCTCGGGGGCCGGCAAGAGCCTCAAACCGCACCTGCTCGGCGCCGAAGTGATGGGTTCGATGAGTCCGTACGGCGTGGGTGGCGTGCACCGCCACACCCCGGAGATCGAGCAGAACCTCTCCGGCGCCGCGGGCGAGCCGGTGACCGTGTCGTTCACGCCGACCCTGGCACCCATGCCGCGCGGCATTCTGGCCACCTGCACCGCCCGCATCAAGCCGGGTGTCGATCTCGCCGCGGTGCGCCGCGCCTACGACGCCGCATATGCCGAGGAGAAGTTCGTGCACCTGCTGCCCGAGGGCATGTGGCCGAGTACCGGCGCCGTGCTCGGGTCGAACAACGTGCAGATCCAGGTGGCCGTCGACGCACACGTCGGCCGACTCGTCGTCGCCAGTGCCGTCGACAATCTGACCAAGGGCACCGCCGGCGCCGCCGTGCAGTGCATGAACCTCGCCCTCGGACTCCCGGAGTCGACGGGCCTGCCGAGCGTAGGAGTCGCACCGTGA
- the argJ gene encoding bifunctional glutamate N-acetyltransferase/amino-acid acetyltransferase ArgJ produces MSVTAPQGFRAAGITAGLKPSGKSDLALVVNDGPARHAAAVFTSNRVEAAPVTWSRVAVGDGRLDAVVLNSGGANACTGAQGFADTHRTAELVADALGISSGDLAVCSTGLIGELLPMDKIEAAVPQLVSQLGQAGGDAAAQAIMTTDTVPKQAAAARDGWSVGGMAKGAGMLAPALATMLVVVTTDAVVDAATLQDVLRAATSTTFDRIDSDGCQSTNDTVLLLASGASGVPVSREALTEAVTEVCASLARQLIADAEGAKHDIAIEIRTAASESDALTVARAIARNNLFKCAIFGDDPNWGRIVAAVGTTDAVFEPQQLDVSVNGVQVCRACGVGDDRSLVDLSGREVHVVVDLHAGSETATVWTNDLTHDYVHENSAYST; encoded by the coding sequence GTGAGCGTCACTGCACCGCAAGGGTTTCGCGCGGCCGGCATCACCGCCGGTCTGAAGCCGAGCGGCAAGTCCGACCTCGCGCTGGTCGTCAACGACGGACCCGCCCGCCACGCCGCGGCGGTCTTCACCAGCAACCGGGTGGAGGCCGCGCCGGTCACCTGGTCGCGGGTCGCCGTCGGCGACGGACGGCTCGACGCCGTCGTGCTCAACTCCGGCGGGGCGAACGCATGCACCGGCGCGCAGGGTTTTGCCGACACGCACCGCACCGCGGAACTGGTCGCCGACGCGCTCGGGATCTCCTCCGGCGATCTCGCGGTGTGTTCGACCGGCCTCATCGGCGAGTTGCTGCCGATGGACAAGATCGAAGCTGCTGTGCCGCAACTGGTTTCGCAGCTCGGCCAGGCCGGAGGCGATGCTGCGGCCCAGGCGATCATGACGACCGACACCGTGCCGAAGCAGGCTGCCGCGGCGCGTGACGGCTGGAGCGTCGGCGGCATGGCCAAGGGCGCCGGCATGCTCGCGCCCGCGCTCGCCACGATGCTCGTGGTGGTGACGACCGACGCCGTCGTCGACGCCGCAACCCTGCAGGACGTGCTGCGAGCTGCCACCTCCACGACCTTCGACCGCATCGACTCCGACGGCTGCCAGTCGACCAACGACACGGTGTTGCTGCTCGCATCGGGCGCCAGTGGCGTGCCGGTCAGCCGGGAAGCGCTCACCGAGGCGGTCACCGAGGTGTGCGCGTCGCTCGCCCGCCAGCTGATCGCCGACGCCGAGGGCGCCAAGCACGACATTGCGATCGAGATCCGCACGGCGGCAAGCGAATCCGACGCGTTGACGGTCGCTCGCGCCATCGCTCGCAACAACCTGTTCAAGTGCGCGATCTTCGGCGACGACCCCAACTGGGGGCGCATCGTGGCCGCTGTCGGCACCACCGACGCGGTCTTCGAACCCCAGCAACTGGACGTCAGCGTCAACGGGGTGCAGGTCTGTCGGGCCTGCGGGGTGGGCGACGATCGGTCCCTGGTCGACCTCAGCGGTCGCGAGGTGCACGTGGTGGTCGACCTGCACGCCGGCTCCGAGACGGCGACGGTCTGGACCAACGACCTCACCCACGACTACGTGCACGAGAACTCCGCCTACTCCACCTGA
- the argB gene encoding acetylglutamate kinase yields the protein MTLRDETSLAAAADKAATLVEALPWLEQFRGALVVIKYGGNAMTDDALKAAFAEDVAFLKYAGLRPVVVHGGGPQIQAMLTRLGLESEFKGGLRVTTPEVMEVVRMVLTGQVSRELVGLINNHGALAVGLSGEDAALFGARRRGTLVDGEMVDIGLVGDVETVNPAAVQDILDAGRIPVVSSVAPDLDVDGQVLNVNADTAAAALATALGARKLVVLTDVEGIYADWPDRGSPLSTLPVDEARDLLTRVDSGMVPKLEACIRAIDGGVPQAHVIDGRRAHCVLLEIFTNAGIGTMLLPGSTDESDQDA from the coding sequence ATGACCCTGCGTGACGAGACCTCGCTCGCCGCTGCCGCGGACAAGGCGGCCACCCTTGTCGAGGCGCTGCCCTGGCTCGAGCAGTTCCGCGGCGCGCTCGTCGTGATCAAGTACGGCGGCAACGCCATGACCGACGACGCCCTCAAAGCCGCGTTCGCCGAAGACGTCGCCTTCCTGAAGTACGCCGGCCTCCGCCCGGTCGTGGTGCACGGCGGTGGACCACAGATCCAGGCGATGCTGACCCGCCTCGGCCTGGAGAGCGAGTTCAAGGGCGGACTGCGGGTCACCACGCCCGAGGTGATGGAAGTCGTCCGGATGGTGCTCACCGGCCAGGTCTCCCGCGAACTCGTCGGTCTCATCAACAACCACGGCGCGCTCGCGGTCGGCCTCTCCGGCGAAGACGCGGCGCTCTTCGGCGCCCGCCGCCGCGGCACGCTCGTCGACGGCGAAATGGTCGACATCGGCCTGGTCGGCGACGTCGAGACGGTGAATCCCGCTGCGGTGCAAGACATTCTGGACGCCGGACGGATCCCCGTCGTGTCGTCGGTGGCGCCCGACCTCGACGTCGACGGGCAGGTGCTCAACGTCAATGCCGACACCGCGGCGGCCGCGCTGGCGACGGCTCTGGGCGCCCGCAAGCTGGTGGTGCTCACCGACGTCGAGGGCATCTACGCCGACTGGCCCGACCGCGGCAGCCCGCTCAGCACGCTGCCGGTCGACGAGGCCCGCGACCTGCTCACCCGCGTCGATTCCGGGATGGTGCCCAAGCTCGAGGCCTGCATCCGGGCCATCGACGGGGGAGTGCCCCAGGCCCACGTCATCGACGGACGCCGCGCCCACTGCGTGCTGCTCGAGATCTTCACCAACGCCGGCATCGGCACGATGCTCCTGCCCGGCTCGACCGACGAAAGCGATCAGGACGCATGA